A section of the Humulus lupulus chromosome 2, drHumLupu1.1, whole genome shotgun sequence genome encodes:
- the LOC133819046 gene encoding uncharacterized protein LOC133819046 isoform X5, whose protein sequence is MNVENESIEPVTELGLGLGYSNQFIQRRLNNDSGAGANAGSGINMTFVANNPLSELVWSPHKGPSNVALLPPSTIGRNTTTSTTQKSIHKENSPILNTLQMKIGVVGEDSQTRSDGSDGSVMPVCGPSDRYETAGNDGDAEKMNTTRENDQMEELGESKGDAISGHVESQIAKITENRDSYFANSPGQVSIKNTEILSIKADQPKPDEAQIEASSGKNIDSSNRTMQIGRCVNKTEAAGDLVADQIFQGSRRCLEKMESTSENDLQNLKSEYVCGGAAADEIVAFEMPPGVRGSSQQKNEVTAPTSETFPDQHSPTKRVHMNRRKGKEKTFSDGDFDGIMSKDEDGGNHESVESCNSAGLFPTSKRKRNFEEDLVVGNKGFKKQVHCAQGVTSFTRQDSSFMNWISNMMKGFSKSVQNEAPFPLGVTPHDDRLESPHKKLITLNKNQDSGSKFIGFHSMFQSLYCSKAEVQETRMLNVEYQVGEGSKEFKSSSKTCDVNATPIACHRENSNISKPLHLMRGRFNESTSGNEDSAMQPMMPLDKVAGSQEKDNTNSEDNNSKWHLSFSKEKERTNSNSSLGRQKTISAEKIISAELQPSTAKTSFCLSNDPLGSFWVTRFAPKNLSSSSNMDHLNWNAGVSPKHSTECLKLLEAKVHSSEDLVVVSGKELENSANKVESLEGQNSMYNLNPFLPSTKLKPSDAMATVFARRLDALKHITPSRGTNNSARASMTCLFCGLNDHHLQDCSDITEIELEELSRNVNTYSGIKELSCLCLRCFQRNHWAVACPNTSSTKRLQAESNASFGKLQLDIVNKENLNFLTDVEKNISCTSPVTKHIASNSGVDMLNEKQIIPFSYFVSQQNVDVPKGLFDAVRRLRLSRTNILKWMNSHNSLSRIGGFFLRLRLGKWEEGLGGTGYHVACIVGTEIENKPQDRKSSVLVDVGGFRCLVESQYVSNHDFLEDELMAWWSTVRRSGGEIPSEEDLKTKIVQENEHGRQDGSEGPLACVSSEKLKK, encoded by the exons ATGAATGTAGAGAATGAGAGCATAGAACCGGTGACTGAATTAGGACTTGGTCTGGGTTATTCCAATCAGTTCATACAGAGAAGATTGAACAATGATTCAGGTGCAGGTGCAAATGCAGGTTCAGGAATAAACATGACATTTGTGGCCAACAACCCATTGTCCGAGCTAGTTTGGTCTCCACACAAAG GTCCAAGTAATGTGGCTCTTTTACCACCGAGCACCATAGGCAGgaatactactacttctactactcaGAAAAGTATACACAAAGAGAACTCCCCTATATTGAATACACTTCAAATGAAAATTGGAGTTGTCGGCGAAGATTCTCAGACCAGATCTGATGGAAGTGATGGCAGTGTCATGCCTGTATGTGGACCGAGTGACCGGTATGAGACAG CAGGAAATGATGGTGATGCAGAGAAAATGAATACAACTAGAGAAAATGATCAAATGGAGGAGCTTGGAGAGAGTAAAGGGGACGCCATTTCTGGTCATGTCGAATCCCAAATAGCGAAAATTACTGAGAACAGAGACAGCTATTTTGCAAACTCTCCAG GTCAGGTTAGCATAAAAAATACTGAAATCTTGTCAATAAAAGCAGATCAGCCTAAACCTGACGAGGCACAAATCGAAGCATCATCAGGCAAAAACATTGACAGTAGCAATCGCACGATGCAGATAGGGCGCTGTGTGAATAAGACCGAGGCTGCTGGTGATCTGGTAGCTGATCAGATTTTCCAAGGCAGTAGAAGATGTCTTGAGAAAATGGAGTCAACTTCTGAGAATGATTTGCAGAATCTCAAAAGTGAATATGTGTGTGGTGGTGCTGCCGCAGATGAGATTGTAGCATTTGAAATGCCTCCTGGGGTTAGAGGAAGTTCTCAGCAGAAGAATGAGGTAACAGCTCCTACAAGTGAGACTTTTCCGGATCAACATTCTCCAACTAAAAGAGTCCACATGAATAGAAGGAAGGGCAAGGAAAAAACTTTTTCCGACGGAGATTTTGATGGAATTATGTCAAAAGATGAAGACGGGGGCAACCATGAGAGTGTTGAAAGTTGTAATAGTGCTGGATTATTTCCAACCAGTAAGAGAAAGCGAAACTTTGAAGAAGATTTGGTTGTTGGGAATAAAGGATTCAAGAAACAAGTTCATTGTGCTCAGGGTGTGACATCATTTACTAGACAAGATAGTTCGTTCATGAATTGGATATCGAATATGATGAAGGGCTTCTCAAAATCAGTACAGAACGAGGCACCTTTTCCTCTCGGTGTTACACCTCATGATGATAGACTTGAAAGTCCTCATAAAAAGCTCATCACCCTCAACAAGAACCAAGATTCGGGGTCCAAATTTATTGGTTTCCATTCAATGTTTCAGTCCTTGTATTGCTCAAAGGCAGAGGTTCAAGAAACCAGAATGCTGAATGTCGAGTATCAAGTTGGAGAAGGATCTAAGGAATTTAAATCATCAAGTAAAACGTGTGATGTTAATGCAACTCCCATTGCTTGTCACAGAGAGAATAGTAACATAAGCAAACCGCTTCATCTGATGAGAGGGCGGTTCAATGAATCTACATCTGGAAATGAGGACTCCGCAATGCAGCCTATGATGCCGTTGGATAAAGTTGCAGGTAGTCAGGAAAAAGACAATACAAACTCTGAAGATAACAATAGTAAATGGCACTTGTCCTTTagtaaagagaaagagagaacaaACTCGAATTCCTCTCTCGGTAGACAAAAGACAATCAGTGCTGAAAAAATAATTTCTGCTGAGCTGCAGCCATCTACAGCAAAAACATCGTTTTGTCTTAGCAATGACCCTCTAGGAAGCTTTTGGGTAACTCGGTTTGCTCCAAAAAACCTGAGTTCCTCGTCGAACATGGATCATCTCAACTGGAATGCTGGTGTAAGTCCCAAGCACTCCACCGAATGCCTAAAGCTTTTGGAGGCTAAGGTTCATTCCTCAGAAGATTTAGTTGTTGTCTCGGGTAAAGAATTGGAGAATAGTGCTAATAAGGTTGAAAGTTTAGAAGGTCAGAATTCGATGTACAACTTAAATCCTTTCTTACCTTCTACTAAATTGAAACCTTCGGATGCAATGGCTACTGTGTTTGCAAGGAGATTGGATGCTCTTAAGCACATTACTCCATCAAGAGGAACGAATAATTCTGCTCGTGCAAGCATGACATGTTTATTCTGTGGCTTAAACGACCATCATTTACAAGATTGTTCAGATATCACTGAAATCGAGCTTGAGGAACTCTCGAGGAATGTAAATACATATAGTGGAATAAAAGAACTGTCTTGTTTGTGCTTAAGATGCTTCCAACGTAATCATTGGGCTGTTGCATGCCCGAACACATCCTCAACAAAACGTCTTCAAGCAGAATCTAATGCTTCTTTTGGCAAACTGCAGCTTGATATAGTAAACAAAGAAAACTTGAACTTCCTAACTGATGTTGAGAAAAATATATCTTGTACCAGTCCAGTTACGAAACACATTGCTTCAAACTCTGGGGTAGACATGTTGAATGAGAAACAGATAATTCCTTTCTCATACTTTGTCAGTCAGCAGAACGTGGATGTGCCAAAAGGACTCTTTGATGCTGTAAGAAGGCTTCGTTTATCCCGTACTAATATTTTGAA GTGGATGAATTCTCATAATTCACTCTCGCGCATCGGTGGCTTTTTCTTGCGTTTGAGGCTCGGGAAGTGGGAGGAGGGACTAGGGGGAACTGGCTACCATGTTGCTTGCATAGTTG GAACAGAAATAGAGAACAAACCGCAAGACCGAAAAAGTTCTGTTCTTGTGGACGTGGGAGGATTTAGATGCCTGGTTGAGAGTCAATACGTCTCCAACCATGATTTTCTTGAG GATGAGCTTATGGCGTGGTGGTCCACGGTTCGAAGAAGTGGTGGCGAAATTCCTTCAGAGGAAGATTTGAAAACAAAG ATTGtacaggaaaatgaacatggaaggcaggATGGATCCGAGGGGCCTTTGGCTTGTGTATCGAGCGAGAaactaaagaaatga
- the LOC133819046 gene encoding uncharacterized protein LOC133819046 isoform X2: MNVENESIEPVTELGLGLGYSNQFIQRRLNNDSGAGANAGSGINMTFVANNPLSELVWSPHKGPSNVALLPPSTIGRNTTTSTTQKSIHKENSPILNTLQMKIGVVGEDSQTRSDGSDGSVMPVCGPSDRYETGNDGDAEKMNTTRENDQMEELGESKGDAISGHVESQIAKITENRDSYFANSPGQVSIKNTEILSIKADQPKPDEAQIEASSGKNIDSSNRTMQIGRCVNKTEAAGDLVADQIFQGSRRCLEKMESTSENDLQNLKSEYVCGGAAADEIVAFEMPPGVRGSSQQKNEVTAPTSETFPDQHSPTKRVHMNRRKGKEKTFSDGDFDGIMSKDEDGGNHESVESCNSAGLFPTSKRKRNFEEDLVVGNKGFKKQVHCAQGVTSFTRQDSSFMNWISNMMKGFSKSVQNEAPFPLGVTPHDDRLESPHKKLITLNKNQDSGSKFIGFHSMFQSLYCSKAEVQETRMLNVEYQVGEGSKEFKSSSKTCDVNATPIACHRENSNISKPLHLMRGRFNESTSGNEDSAMQPMMPLDKVAGSQEKDNTNSEDNNSKWHLSFSKEKERTNSNSSLGRQKTISAEKIISAELQPSTAKTSFCLSNDPLGSFWVTRFAPKNLSSSSNMDHLNWNAGVSPKHSTECLKLLEAKVHSSEDLVVVSGKELENSANKVESLEGQNSMYNLNPFLPSTKLKPSDAMATVFARRLDALKHITPSRGTNNSARASMTCLFCGLNDHHLQDCSDITEIELEELSRNVNTYSGIKELSCLCLRCFQRNHWAVACPNTSSTKRLQAESNASFGKLQLDIVNKENLNFLTDVEKNISCTSPVTKHIASNSGVDMLNEKQIIPFSYFVSQQNVDVPKGLFDAVRRLRLSRTNILKWMNSHNSLSRIGGFFLRLRLGKWEEGLGGTGYHVACIVGTEIENKPQDRKSSVLVDVGGFRCLVESQYVSNHDFLEDELMAWWSTVRRSGGEIPSEEDLKTKAMQHKMVLLWRPGRGVYVKELEQNRYLFQFYHEVDISCVMEGSPWTFDRVPLVFERLKVGENPRAVVLNRLHFWVQLHGMTPGFMSERVVRDIGNRIGDFVESDLNNFNGVWRDYMRIRVLLNVDLPLKRKMNIKNQNGQICCVQFKYEDLTTFCFICGILGHSERFCEKIFDTPQHLLVKPYGLGMKAAPRRRNHTIGSRWLRQGAVYSGGEQPNSGPPSVNRTMQDNMFLAKNQEPLYDPPNNIGEANGVEGAVMGPTSHLISASPRYNHNGKSTANVSDEAPRVTYPNTLLVMEAKRKRVEQLGRGNIGHGIIGPRNDSTGLVLEEDVVMGSHINESLGLGPSHFENKNYEFINSEATGVSSGEASGPKNVFGAGSVSQTRQAL; the protein is encoded by the exons ATGAATGTAGAGAATGAGAGCATAGAACCGGTGACTGAATTAGGACTTGGTCTGGGTTATTCCAATCAGTTCATACAGAGAAGATTGAACAATGATTCAGGTGCAGGTGCAAATGCAGGTTCAGGAATAAACATGACATTTGTGGCCAACAACCCATTGTCCGAGCTAGTTTGGTCTCCACACAAAG GTCCAAGTAATGTGGCTCTTTTACCACCGAGCACCATAGGCAGgaatactactacttctactactcaGAAAAGTATACACAAAGAGAACTCCCCTATATTGAATACACTTCAAATGAAAATTGGAGTTGTCGGCGAAGATTCTCAGACCAGATCTGATGGAAGTGATGGCAGTGTCATGCCTGTATGTGGACCGAGTGACCGGTATGAGACAG GAAATGATGGTGATGCAGAGAAAATGAATACAACTAGAGAAAATGATCAAATGGAGGAGCTTGGAGAGAGTAAAGGGGACGCCATTTCTGGTCATGTCGAATCCCAAATAGCGAAAATTACTGAGAACAGAGACAGCTATTTTGCAAACTCTCCAG GTCAGGTTAGCATAAAAAATACTGAAATCTTGTCAATAAAAGCAGATCAGCCTAAACCTGACGAGGCACAAATCGAAGCATCATCAGGCAAAAACATTGACAGTAGCAATCGCACGATGCAGATAGGGCGCTGTGTGAATAAGACCGAGGCTGCTGGTGATCTGGTAGCTGATCAGATTTTCCAAGGCAGTAGAAGATGTCTTGAGAAAATGGAGTCAACTTCTGAGAATGATTTGCAGAATCTCAAAAGTGAATATGTGTGTGGTGGTGCTGCCGCAGATGAGATTGTAGCATTTGAAATGCCTCCTGGGGTTAGAGGAAGTTCTCAGCAGAAGAATGAGGTAACAGCTCCTACAAGTGAGACTTTTCCGGATCAACATTCTCCAACTAAAAGAGTCCACATGAATAGAAGGAAGGGCAAGGAAAAAACTTTTTCCGACGGAGATTTTGATGGAATTATGTCAAAAGATGAAGACGGGGGCAACCATGAGAGTGTTGAAAGTTGTAATAGTGCTGGATTATTTCCAACCAGTAAGAGAAAGCGAAACTTTGAAGAAGATTTGGTTGTTGGGAATAAAGGATTCAAGAAACAAGTTCATTGTGCTCAGGGTGTGACATCATTTACTAGACAAGATAGTTCGTTCATGAATTGGATATCGAATATGATGAAGGGCTTCTCAAAATCAGTACAGAACGAGGCACCTTTTCCTCTCGGTGTTACACCTCATGATGATAGACTTGAAAGTCCTCATAAAAAGCTCATCACCCTCAACAAGAACCAAGATTCGGGGTCCAAATTTATTGGTTTCCATTCAATGTTTCAGTCCTTGTATTGCTCAAAGGCAGAGGTTCAAGAAACCAGAATGCTGAATGTCGAGTATCAAGTTGGAGAAGGATCTAAGGAATTTAAATCATCAAGTAAAACGTGTGATGTTAATGCAACTCCCATTGCTTGTCACAGAGAGAATAGTAACATAAGCAAACCGCTTCATCTGATGAGAGGGCGGTTCAATGAATCTACATCTGGAAATGAGGACTCCGCAATGCAGCCTATGATGCCGTTGGATAAAGTTGCAGGTAGTCAGGAAAAAGACAATACAAACTCTGAAGATAACAATAGTAAATGGCACTTGTCCTTTagtaaagagaaagagagaacaaACTCGAATTCCTCTCTCGGTAGACAAAAGACAATCAGTGCTGAAAAAATAATTTCTGCTGAGCTGCAGCCATCTACAGCAAAAACATCGTTTTGTCTTAGCAATGACCCTCTAGGAAGCTTTTGGGTAACTCGGTTTGCTCCAAAAAACCTGAGTTCCTCGTCGAACATGGATCATCTCAACTGGAATGCTGGTGTAAGTCCCAAGCACTCCACCGAATGCCTAAAGCTTTTGGAGGCTAAGGTTCATTCCTCAGAAGATTTAGTTGTTGTCTCGGGTAAAGAATTGGAGAATAGTGCTAATAAGGTTGAAAGTTTAGAAGGTCAGAATTCGATGTACAACTTAAATCCTTTCTTACCTTCTACTAAATTGAAACCTTCGGATGCAATGGCTACTGTGTTTGCAAGGAGATTGGATGCTCTTAAGCACATTACTCCATCAAGAGGAACGAATAATTCTGCTCGTGCAAGCATGACATGTTTATTCTGTGGCTTAAACGACCATCATTTACAAGATTGTTCAGATATCACTGAAATCGAGCTTGAGGAACTCTCGAGGAATGTAAATACATATAGTGGAATAAAAGAACTGTCTTGTTTGTGCTTAAGATGCTTCCAACGTAATCATTGGGCTGTTGCATGCCCGAACACATCCTCAACAAAACGTCTTCAAGCAGAATCTAATGCTTCTTTTGGCAAACTGCAGCTTGATATAGTAAACAAAGAAAACTTGAACTTCCTAACTGATGTTGAGAAAAATATATCTTGTACCAGTCCAGTTACGAAACACATTGCTTCAAACTCTGGGGTAGACATGTTGAATGAGAAACAGATAATTCCTTTCTCATACTTTGTCAGTCAGCAGAACGTGGATGTGCCAAAAGGACTCTTTGATGCTGTAAGAAGGCTTCGTTTATCCCGTACTAATATTTTGAA GTGGATGAATTCTCATAATTCACTCTCGCGCATCGGTGGCTTTTTCTTGCGTTTGAGGCTCGGGAAGTGGGAGGAGGGACTAGGGGGAACTGGCTACCATGTTGCTTGCATAGTTG GAACAGAAATAGAGAACAAACCGCAAGACCGAAAAAGTTCTGTTCTTGTGGACGTGGGAGGATTTAGATGCCTGGTTGAGAGTCAATACGTCTCCAACCATGATTTTCTTGAG GATGAGCTTATGGCGTGGTGGTCCACGGTTCGAAGAAGTGGTGGCGAAATTCCTTCAGAGGAAGATTTGAAAACAAAG GCGATGCAACACAAAATGGTGTTGTTGTGGAGACCGGGACGGGGGGTATACGTTAAGGAGCTTGAGCAGAACCGGTATCTTTTTCAGTTCTACCATGAGGTAGATATATCATGTGTGATGGAAGGCAGTCCATGGACTTTCGATCGGGTCCCGTTGGTTTTTGAGCGTCTAAAAGTAGGAGAGAATCCACGGGCTGTGGTTTTGAACAGGTTACACTTTTGGGTGCAACTTCATGGCATGACTCCGGGGTTTATGTCGGAACGCGTGGTACGGGATATTGGTAATCGTATTGGAGATTTCGTGGAATCCGACTTAAACAATTTTAATGGTGTTTGGCGTGATTATATGCGCATTCGGGTTTTGCTAAATGTGGATCTCCCTTTGAAGCGGAAAATGAATATCAAGAACCAAAATGGGCAGATTTGCTGTGTACAGTTTAAGTATGAAGATTTGACTACGTTTTGCTTCATCTGCGGCATACTTGGTCATTCTGAACGTTTTTGTGAAAAAATCTTCGATACTCCTCAGCATCTTCTCGTCAAACCGTATGGTCTGGGCATGAAGGCTGCACCTCGACGTCGGAACCATACTATTGGCTCACGGTGGCTACGGCAAGGAGCGGTTTACAGTGGTGGAGAGCAACCAAATTCGGGTCCTCCAAGTGTCAACAGGACCATGCAAGACAACATGTTTTTGGCGAAAAATCAGGAACCACTATATGACCCTCCCAACAATATAGGCGAAGCTAATGGGGTTGAAGGAGCAGTTATGGGACCGACAAGTCATTTGATTTCGGCCAGCCCACGATATAACCATAATGGAAAGTCAACTGCTAATGTAAGTGATGAGGCTCCACGTGTGACTTATCCAAACACCCTTCTTGTTATGGAGGCCAAAAGGAAGCGCGTGGAACAATTGGGAAGGGGGAATATCGGGCATGGAATTATAGGCCCAAGGAATGATTCAACTGGGCTTGTTTTGGAGGAAGATGTTGTAATGGGCTCCCACATCAATGAAAGCCTGGGATTAGGCCCAAGTCACTTTGAGAACAAAAATTATGAATTTATCAATTCAGAGGCTACTGGAGTGAGTTCGGGAGAAGCAAGTGGCCCAAAAAACGTATTTGGGGCGGGTTCTGTTTCACAGACCCGCCAAGCATTATGA